Sequence from the Sphingomonas sp. KR3-1 genome:
CCGTCGATATCGGCTATGAATTGACCGCCTCGGGGATCGGGCTGGGGATCGTCACCGCCGCGCGCGCGGACCGGACGCCGCCGGGCGTGGTGCTGCGCGATCTCGCCGATCTCGACCTGCCGTTGCCGCTCAGCATGTTGTGGCCGAAGGGTAGCGGCTCGCCGCTGGTTCGCCAGTTCGTCGAGCTCGTGCGGCAGCGTGTCGCCGAGAGCGAGGGCTAGGCGCGGGCGAAGGCCTCCGCGACCAGCCTGCCGACGGCGGCGACTTCGGCATTGGCTGCTGACAGCAGGTCGACCAGCGTGAAGAAGCCGTGCGCCATGCCGGGATGTTCGCGCAGCGTGACCGGCACGCCGGCCGCCCGCAGCGCCTCGGCATAGGCCAGGCCCTCATCGTGCAGCGGATCGCAGCCGCCCAGCACGAGGATCGCCTCGGGCAGGCCGGCGAGTTCGGCTGCCAGCGGCACCGCCTCGGGATGCGCGCGATCGGTGGCGGGGGCATAGTGATCCCAGAACCAGCGCATGTCTTCGGCGGAGATCAGATAGTCGCCGCGGCCGAATTCCCGGTAGGAGGGGCGCTCGAAATCGGGCGATAGCACCGGATAGAGCAGCACCTGCAAGTCGATGCGCGGGCCGCCGCGATCGCGCGCGCGGATCGCCAGCGCGGCGGCTAGGTTGCCGCCCGCGCTGTCGCCCGTCACTGCCAGCGGGCCGGGGCCGGCGAGCGCCTCCAGCGCTGCCCAGCTATCGTCGAGCGGCTGCGGGAAGGGATGCTCGGGCGCGAGCCGATAGTCGATGCTGACCACTTCGGTGCCCGATGCGTGCGCGAGCTGGCGGCAGACCGGATCGAAGGCGTCGAGCGTCCCGAAGGTCCAGCCGCCGCCGTGCAGATAGAGGATCTGACCGTGCGGCGTGCCGTGGGGAATATAGCGGCGCACGGGGACGGGGCCGTGCGGTCCTGCGATTCGGAAATCCTCGATACGTGCCATTCGGGCGCCGCGATCGCGCGGCAGCGCGGCCTGCGATACGGCGAAGGTCCGGCGGACATCGTCCACTGTGCCCGCGCTGAATCCGGGCAGGCCGAGCGCATTGCGCCGGTCGAGCATTGCCCGCATCTCGGGATCCAGCGCCATTCGTCTCTCCTGAAAAGGGCCCCGGACGATGCTGGGCCGCTGCCGGCTGCGCGCGCAATTGCCCAATTGCGATGCCATCGATCCGGCTTTGACATTCGACGCTGCGCGCTCGCCGCGCTTATGGCCCGCTCCGGGAAATGGAGTGGAATGAGCGAGAATCTGATCGCGCGCGAGGAGCTGGATTTCCTCCTCTGGGACTGGCTGGGCCTTGCGGAAGACTGCGGTGACGCGGTCGATCGCGAGAGCGCCGATGCGATCCTCGACCTGTCGACCCGGCTCGCCGCCGATACTTTCCTGACGCATTACAAGACCGCCGACCAGATCGAGCCCCATCAGGATGCCGAAGGCGTGCACGCGCTGCCGCAGATCGGTGCGGCGCTGCGCGAATATGCCGAGCTTGGGCTGTTCTCGGCGAGCTTTCCGCCGGAGCTGGGCGGGCTTGGCCTGCCGGGGCTGTTGGCCAATGCGTCCTTCGCCCAGTTCCTCGCGGCCAATGTCGCCACCGCCGCCT
This genomic interval carries:
- a CDS encoding alpha/beta hydrolase — translated: MALDPEMRAMLDRRNALGLPGFSAGTVDDVRRTFAVSQAALPRDRGARMARIEDFRIAGPHGPVPVRRYIPHGTPHGQILYLHGGGWTFGTLDAFDPVCRQLAHASGTEVVSIDYRLAPEHPFPQPLDDSWAALEALAGPGPLAVTGDSAGGNLAAALAIRARDRGGPRIDLQVLLYPVLSPDFERPSYREFGRGDYLISAEDMRWFWDHYAPATDRAHPEAVPLAAELAGLPEAILVLGGCDPLHDEGLAYAEALRAAGVPVTLREHPGMAHGFFTLVDLLSAANAEVAAVGRLVAEAFARA